The following coding sequences lie in one Zingiber officinale cultivar Zhangliang chromosome 2B, Zo_v1.1, whole genome shotgun sequence genomic window:
- the LOC122049586 gene encoding glycerol-3-phosphate acyltransferase RAM2-like has translation MVAFDGAAAFKSIDHCSSVGRESHTVVADMDGTLLLGRSSFPYFALVAYDVGGPLRLLLLLLASPLAALLYYSVSESAGVQVLIFATFAGARVTDIESAAQAVLPKFYSTDLHPEAWRVFSACGRRCVLTANPRIMVEPFLKEYLGVHLVIGTEIEAYKGRATGFVSRSGVLVGRNKAAAMRKQLPEESPQLGLGDRETDYPFMQLCQEGYVVQPKPGLKPVPIEKLPKPVVFHDGRLALRPTPLLALLTLLWLPVAFPLSCLRVAAGSLLPLRFTYLAFRALGVRITVRGTPPPPPQKATGRSGVLFVCSHRTLLDPVILSIALRRPIACVTYSVSRLSEIISPIPTVRLTRDRAGDAAMIKRMLQEGDLVICPEGTTCREPFLLRFSSLFAELTDEIIPVAMANSMSMFHGTRSRGWKGMDSFYFFMNPTPAYHITFLDKLPVEITCGGGSKSSHEVANYIQRAIGSVLSYECTHFTRKDKYMALAGNDGTVPEPEKAEQK, from the exons ATGGTGGCATTCGACGGTGCAGCGGCATTCAAGAGCATAGACCACTGCTCGTCGGTGGGCCGTGAGAGCCACACTGTGGTGGCTGACATGGACGGCACCTTGCTCCTCGGCCGCAGCTCCTTTCCCTACTTCGCCCTGGTGGCCTACGATGTAGGGGGCCCCTTGAGGCTCCTCCTGCTGCTTCTCGCCTCGCCTCTGGCCGCCCTGCTCTACTACTCCGTGTCGGAGTCGGCCGGCGTCCAGGTGCTTATTTTCGCCACTTTTGCCGGGGCACGCGTCACAGACATCGAGTCGGCGGCGCAGGCGGTGCTGCCCAAGTTCTACTCCACGGACCTCCACCCTGAAGCGTGGCGGGTGTTCTCGGCGTGCGGGCGGAGGTGCGTGCTGACGGCGAACCCCAGGATCATGGTGGAGCCCTTCTTGAAGGAATACCTCGGTGTCCATCTTGTGATTGGGACGGAGATCGAGGCGTACAAGGGCCGAGCCACCGGCTTCGTCAGCCGCTCCGGGGTTCTCGTTGGCCGGAACAAGGCTGCGGCCATGAGGAAGCAGCTGCCGGAAGAATCGCCGCAGTTAGGCCTGGGCGACAGGGAGACCGATTACCCATTCATGCAGCTCTGTCAG GAAGGCTACGTGGTGCAACCTAAACCAGGCTTGAAGCCCGTCCCGATAGAGAAGCTGCCGAAACCCGTCGTCTTCCACGACGGCCGGCTGGCCCTGCGACCGACGCCGCTGCTGGCCCTCCTCACCCTCCTCTGGCTCCCCGTCGCCTTCCCCCTCTCCTGTCTCCGCGTCGCCGCCGGATCGCTGCTCCCTCTGCGCTTCACCTATCTCGCATTCCGCGCGCTGGGCGTCCGCATCACGGTTCGCGGGACGCCGCCGCCGCCCCCGCAGAAGGCCACGGGTCGCTCCGGCGTCCTCTTCGTCTGCTCCCACCGTACCTTGCTCGACCCGGTCATCCTCTCAATTGCTCTCCGCCGCCCCATTGCTTGCGTCACCTACTCCGTCTCACGTCTCTCCGAGATCATCTCGCCCATCCCCACCGTGCGCCTCACTCGCGATCGCGCAGGCGACGCCGCCATGATTAAGAGGATGCTGCAGGAGGGGGACCTGGTGATCTGCCCCGAGGGCACCACGTGCCGTGAGCCCTTTCTGCTGCGTTTCTCCTCGCTCTTCGCGGAGCTGACGGACGAGATCATCCCGGTGGCGATGGCGAACAGCATGAGCATGTTCCATGGAACCAGGAGCAGGGGATGGAAGGGGATGGACTCGTTCTACTTCTTCATGAACCCCACCCCGGCCTACCATATCACTTTCCTCGACAAGCTGCCTGTCGAGATCACTTGCGGTGGCGGTAGCAAGTCCAGCCACGAGGTCGCCAACTATATACAGCGTGCGATTGGCTCAGTTCTCTCATATGAATGCACTCACTTCACCAGGAAGGATAAGTACATGGCCCTCGCCGGCAACGATGGCACCGTGCCGGAGCCGGAGAAGGCCGAGCAGAAATGA
- the LOC122047410 gene encoding phenylcoumaran benzylic ether reductase Pyrc5-like, which yields MATKSKILVIGGTGYIGQRIVAASARAGHPTFILVRSTADQSPARAKLLNDFQAAGVALLPGDLHDHESLVRAIKQVDVVFSTVGFLQLKDQLKIIDAIKDAGQHIKRFFPSEFGNDVDRVNVVEPGKLVFEIKAQIRRATESAGIPYTYVSSNLCAGHFLTTLAQPGATAPPKDKVVILGDGNTKAIFLDEEDIGAYTIRAVDDPRTLNKILFMRPVANILTHNQLVSLWEKKFGKTFERVYLSEEEVLKQIQEGPPQLSTMLGIFYSVFINGDETNFEIDPLSGVEATKLYPDVKYTTVDEYLNRLL from the exons ATGGCGACCAAGAGCAAGATTCTAGTGATCGGTGGCACCGGCTACATCGGCCAGCGCATCGTGGCGGCGAGCGCACGGGCAGGGCATCCCACCTTCATCCTCGTCCGTAGCACCGCCGACCAATCACCCGCCAGGGCCAAACTCCTCAATGACTTCCAAGCGGCCGGCGTCGCCCTCCTTCCT gGAGATTTGCACGACCACGAAAGCCTTGTGAGGGCGATCAAGCAGGTAGACGTTGTGTTCTCCACTGTGGGTTTCTTACAGCTTAAGGACCAACTCAAGATCATCGACGCCATCAAAGATGCCGGTCAACACATCAAG AGGTTTTTCCCTTCTGAGTTTGGCAATGACGTGGATCGAGTCAACGTGGTGGAGCCAGGAAAGTTAGTGTTCGAAATCAAAGCACAGATCCGAAGGGCCACGGAGTCAGCTGGGATCCCTTACACCTACGTGTCCAGTAACTTGTGTGCTGGGCACTTCCTTACAACCCTAGCACAACCAGGCGCCACTGCCCCTCCAAAAGACAAGGTCGTCATTTTAGGCGATGGCAATACCAAAG CTATCTTTCTCGATGAAGAAGATATTGGGGCATACACTATTAGAGCAGTGGACGATCCGAGGACCTTGAACAAGATTTTGTTCATGAGACCAGTAGCAAATATTCTCACCCATAATCAGCTCGTGTCGCTGTGGGAGAAAAAGTTTGGCAAGACTTTTGAGAGGGTATATCTTTCTGAAGAAGAAGTTTTGAAGCAAATCCAAG AAGGCCCACCTCAATTGAGCACCATGCTTGGAATTTTTTACTCCGTCTTTATCAACGGCGATGAAACCAATTTCGAAATTGACCCACTGAGTGGTGTGGAGGCTACGAAGCTCTATCCTGATGTTAAATACACTACGGTTGATGAATACTTGAATAGATTGCTTTGA